A section of the Kribbella sp. HUAS MG21 genome encodes:
- a CDS encoding L,D-transpeptidase family protein codes for MRILPKLGLATAAMTVAALGATLPAEAITVSQVKAAQTRLNRLGCVSGPVDGKAGAMTQAATVRFQSANVLSQTGSLNSTTYARLMASTAKRCDVRPVPRRSGTGRRIVISQTQNWVWLIDARGTVVRQGGIIDNPAYLRAGTYTSGAKCGRPARVLRNTDGGRLYLNRFVRFAPCGIGFHQIPTYMSSGAQIHPDWLLGTNYRASHGCIRVSASMAVTIWNFAAGPTRVVVMR; via the coding sequence ATGCGAATTCTTCCGAAACTCGGCCTGGCGACCGCGGCGATGACCGTCGCCGCCCTCGGTGCGACACTGCCGGCCGAGGCGATCACGGTCTCGCAGGTGAAGGCCGCCCAGACCCGGCTGAACCGGCTCGGCTGCGTTTCCGGCCCGGTCGACGGCAAGGCCGGCGCGATGACCCAGGCCGCCACCGTGCGGTTCCAGTCCGCCAACGTGCTGAGCCAGACCGGTTCGCTGAACAGTACGACGTACGCCCGGCTGATGGCGTCGACCGCGAAGCGCTGCGACGTCCGGCCGGTGCCGCGGCGGTCGGGGACCGGGCGCCGGATCGTCATCAGCCAGACGCAGAACTGGGTGTGGCTGATCGATGCCCGCGGCACCGTCGTACGGCAGGGCGGCATCATCGACAACCCGGCGTACCTGCGGGCCGGGACCTACACCAGCGGCGCGAAGTGCGGCCGGCCGGCCCGGGTACTGCGGAACACCGACGGCGGCCGGCTCTACCTGAACCGCTTCGTCCGGTTCGCGCCGTGCGGGATCGGGTTCCACCAGATCCCGACGTACATGTCGAGCGGCGCGCAGATCCACCCCGACTGGCTGCTCGGCACGAACTACCGGGCCTCGCACGGCTGCATCCGGGTCTCGGCCTCGATGGCGGTGACGATCTGGAACTTCGCCGCCGGCCCGACTCGCGTGGTCGTGATGCGCTGA
- a CDS encoding type II toxin-antitoxin system VapB family antitoxin — MIFKRVGDDRPYPDHGLRPKDWSSLPPRQVRLDELVTTKGTLDLTALLDEDSTFYGDLFAHVVEWKGDLYLEDGLHRALRAALQQRQVLHARVLVVD, encoded by the coding sequence GTGATCTTCAAGCGCGTCGGGGACGATCGGCCGTACCCGGACCACGGGCTGCGGCCCAAGGACTGGTCCTCGCTGCCACCGCGGCAGGTGCGGCTGGACGAACTCGTCACGACGAAGGGCACTCTGGACCTGACCGCGCTGCTCGACGAGGACTCGACCTTCTACGGCGACCTGTTCGCGCACGTCGTGGAGTGGAAGGGCGACCTGTACCTCGAGGACGGCCTGCACCGCGCGCTGCGCGCGGCGCTCCAGCAGCGTCAGGTGCTGCACGCACGGGTACTGGTAGTGGACTGA
- a CDS encoding LytR C-terminal domain-containing protein translates to MTAIHPQPRPHSRIRWRTPITMVILLGILVGGGWWGWNSLVNSSAEPTCTEQKLTNNRLVPKQVVLNVYNGGARAGSAGRVAEALEKRGFNIDKIANEPKGDKVDVVVLRGAAVDAPEVLLVQGQLNQKAQLVADGRTDHTVDLVIGAGFGSVKLKGAPSVAVAPGTTVCLPVIHTPQPIPSGQNPN, encoded by the coding sequence ATGACAGCGATACATCCGCAGCCGCGACCGCACTCGCGGATCCGGTGGCGTACACCGATCACGATGGTGATCCTGCTCGGGATCCTCGTCGGCGGTGGCTGGTGGGGCTGGAACTCGCTGGTGAACAGCAGCGCCGAGCCGACCTGCACGGAACAGAAGCTGACCAACAACCGGCTGGTCCCGAAGCAGGTCGTGCTGAACGTGTACAACGGCGGCGCCCGCGCGGGTTCGGCCGGCCGGGTCGCGGAGGCGCTGGAGAAGCGCGGGTTCAACATCGACAAGATCGCGAACGAGCCCAAGGGCGACAAGGTCGACGTGGTCGTGCTGCGCGGCGCGGCCGTGGACGCGCCCGAGGTGCTCCTGGTGCAGGGTCAGCTCAACCAGAAGGCCCAGCTCGTCGCCGACGGCCGCACCGACCACACGGTCGACCTGGTCATCGGCGCCGGCTTCGGCTCCGTCAAGCTCAAGGGCGCCCCGTCGGTCGCGGTCGCGCCGGGCACCACGGTCTGCCTCCCGGTCATCCACACCCCACAGCCGATCCCGTCGGGGCAGAACCCGAACTAG
- a CDS encoding potassium/proton antiporter produces MDVAELDRILLAGAAVLLVAVVAVRLSARIGLPSLLIYLGMGLLLGESGPGNIQFEDAQIAHALGFAALVVILTEGGLTTRWNEVRPVMPLGLVLATVGVAVSVGVVACVAHYGLGLSWQLSVLLGAVTSPTDAAAVFSVLRRVPIRPRLRGALESESGLNDAPTVLLVTLVSTGEVGEKGLLWFTGMVVYELVVGALFGLLIGWVSVRLIRRMALGSAGLYPLAVLSVAFISYAGGSVLLHVSGFAAVYVTSLVLGRAELPHRLATRSFVDGIAWLAQIGLFVMLGLLASPGRFRWSDVLVALVIGIAVTVVGRFASVALSAAPFRLPWREQAFISWAGLRGAVPIVLATIPLAEQVPQADRIFDVVFVLVLLFTLLQGPSLPWLAKRLKVLDENAAHEVDIDVAPLESLGADMLQVYVPSESRLAGVEIGELRLPAGVSVSLIIREEQAFVPDRRTVLRAADSLLVVAPSPVREQTVRRLRAVSRAGRLAGWFGERGREQT; encoded by the coding sequence ATGGATGTTGCGGAGCTCGACCGGATCCTGCTGGCGGGTGCGGCGGTCCTGCTCGTCGCCGTGGTGGCGGTCCGGTTGTCGGCGCGGATCGGGCTCCCCTCGCTGCTGATCTACCTCGGGATGGGCCTGCTGCTCGGCGAGTCGGGTCCCGGCAACATCCAGTTCGAGGACGCGCAGATCGCGCACGCGCTGGGCTTCGCGGCGCTGGTGGTGATCCTCACCGAAGGCGGTCTCACCACCCGGTGGAACGAAGTACGCCCGGTGATGCCGCTCGGGCTCGTGCTGGCGACGGTCGGGGTCGCGGTCAGCGTCGGGGTGGTCGCCTGTGTGGCGCATTACGGCCTCGGGCTGAGCTGGCAGCTGTCGGTGCTGCTCGGCGCGGTGACGTCGCCGACCGACGCCGCGGCGGTGTTCTCGGTGCTGCGCCGGGTGCCGATCCGGCCGCGGCTGCGGGGTGCGCTCGAGTCGGAGTCCGGCCTGAACGACGCTCCGACCGTGTTGCTGGTCACACTCGTCAGCACCGGCGAGGTCGGCGAGAAGGGTCTGCTGTGGTTCACCGGGATGGTGGTCTACGAGCTGGTCGTCGGTGCGCTCTTCGGGTTGCTGATCGGCTGGGTGAGCGTCCGGCTGATCCGGCGGATGGCGCTCGGGTCCGCGGGCCTGTACCCGCTGGCGGTGCTCTCGGTCGCGTTCATCTCGTACGCCGGCGGCTCGGTGCTGCTGCACGTGTCCGGGTTCGCGGCGGTCTACGTGACATCGCTCGTGCTCGGGCGGGCCGAGTTGCCGCACCGGCTGGCGACCCGGTCGTTCGTCGACGGGATCGCCTGGCTGGCGCAGATCGGACTGTTCGTGATGCTCGGGCTGCTGGCCTCGCCGGGGAGGTTCCGGTGGTCCGACGTACTGGTCGCGCTGGTGATCGGGATCGCGGTCACGGTCGTCGGGCGGTTCGCGTCGGTGGCGCTCTCGGCGGCGCCGTTCCGGTTGCCGTGGCGGGAGCAGGCGTTCATTTCCTGGGCCGGCCTGCGCGGTGCGGTGCCGATCGTGCTCGCCACCATCCCGCTCGCGGAACAGGTGCCGCAGGCGGACCGGATCTTCGACGTGGTGTTCGTGCTGGTGCTGCTGTTCACGCTGCTGCAGGGGCCGTCGCTGCCGTGGCTCGCGAAGCGGCTCAAGGTGCTCGACGAGAACGCGGCGCACGAGGTCGACATCGACGTGGCGCCGCTGGAGTCGCTCGGTGCCGACATGCTCCAGGTGTACGTGCCGAGTGAGTCGCGGCTCGCCGGGGTCGAGATCGGCGAGCTCCGGCTTCCGGCCGGGGTGTCGGTCTCGCTGATCATCCGCGAGGAGCAGGCCTTCGTACCGGACCGGCGTACCGTCCTGCGCGCCGCCGACTCGCTGCTGGTGGTCGCCCCCAGCCCGGTGCGCGAGCAGACCGTACGCCGTCTCCGCGCCGTCTCCCGCGCCGGCCGCCTGGCCGGCTGGTTCGGCGAACGCGGCCGCGAACAGACCTAG
- a CDS encoding nucleoside deaminase encodes MTLALEEGERALPDVPIGAVVVDQDGAVIGRGHNEREATGDPTAHAEVLAIREAARHVGEWRLTGCTLVVTLEPCTMCAGAIVLSRLDRLVFAAYDEKAGAVGSLWDVVRDRRLNHRPEVIGGVMADEAGARLRDFFLGHRS; translated from the coding sequence ATGACGCTCGCGCTCGAGGAGGGCGAGCGGGCGCTGCCCGACGTACCGATCGGGGCCGTCGTCGTCGACCAGGACGGCGCGGTGATCGGGCGCGGTCACAACGAGCGCGAGGCGACCGGCGACCCGACCGCGCACGCCGAGGTGCTGGCGATCCGGGAGGCGGCCCGGCACGTCGGGGAGTGGCGGCTGACCGGCTGCACGCTGGTGGTCACCCTGGAGCCCTGCACGATGTGCGCGGGGGCGATCGTGCTGTCCCGGCTGGACCGGCTGGTCTTCGCGGCGTACGACGAGAAGGCCGGAGCCGTCGGGTCCTTGTGGGACGTCGTCCGGGACCGCCGGCTCAACCACCGGCCCGAGGTGATCGGCGGCGTGATGGCCGACGAGGCGGGCGCCCGGCTGCGCGATTTCTTCCTGGGGCACAGGTCTTGA
- a CDS encoding tRNA adenosine deaminase-associated protein, with translation MTDLDFAVAAYTEDGNWTVTPLVLRGEPDLSALVSALRRYAGEAGVLGMVSVDEDFFVLVRVFGSHARFLISDVTAATEWPLARQVVDELDIPLDDDDDEQVPAGDLAIVADLGMSAMELGALCDDVDLYPEEMLEEIAETLGFGNQFHDAIEAVG, from the coding sequence ATGACCGACCTCGATTTCGCGGTCGCCGCATACACCGAGGACGGCAACTGGACCGTCACGCCGCTGGTGCTGCGCGGCGAGCCCGACCTGTCGGCGCTGGTCTCCGCGCTCCGCCGGTACGCCGGGGAGGCGGGCGTGCTCGGGATGGTGTCGGTCGACGAGGACTTCTTCGTGCTGGTCCGGGTGTTCGGGAGCCACGCCCGGTTCCTGATCTCCGACGTGACCGCCGCGACCGAGTGGCCGCTGGCCCGCCAGGTGGTGGACGAGCTGGACATCCCGCTCGACGATGACGACGACGAGCAGGTCCCGGCCGGCGACCTCGCGATCGTCGCCGACCTCGGGATGAGCGCGATGGAGCTCGGCGCGCTCTGCGACGACGTCGACCTCTACCCGGAGGAGATGCTCGAGGAGATCGCCGAGACGCTTGGCTTCGGCAACCAGTTCCACGACGCGATCGAAGCCGTTGGCTAG
- the upp gene encoding uracil phosphoribosyltransferase has translation MQILVVDHPLVAHKLTALRDEQTDSPTFRRLTEELVTLLAYEATRDVRTGPVTVRTPVAEAQGVKLTSPKPLVVPILRAGLGMLEGMSRLLPTAEVGFLGMIRNEETLTASTYAERLPEDLSGRQCYVLDPMLATGGTLAAAIQFLVDRGADHITAICLLAAPEGVERVERELTGLGVPCSLVIAGMDSHLNEKGYIVPGLGDAGDRLYGVAQ, from the coding sequence ATGCAGATCCTCGTCGTGGACCACCCGCTCGTCGCCCACAAGCTCACCGCGCTGCGCGACGAGCAGACGGACTCACCCACGTTCCGCCGGCTGACCGAGGAACTCGTCACGCTGCTCGCCTACGAGGCGACCCGGGACGTGCGCACCGGTCCGGTCACCGTGCGGACGCCGGTCGCCGAGGCGCAGGGCGTGAAGCTGACCTCACCGAAGCCGCTGGTGGTGCCGATCCTGCGCGCCGGTCTCGGGATGCTCGAGGGCATGTCCCGGCTGCTCCCGACCGCGGAGGTCGGGTTCCTCGGCATGATCCGCAACGAGGAGACGCTGACCGCGTCGACGTACGCCGAACGGCTGCCGGAGGACCTGTCCGGGCGGCAGTGCTACGTCCTCGACCCGATGCTGGCGACCGGCGGCACACTGGCCGCGGCGATCCAGTTCCTGGTCGACCGGGGCGCGGACCACATCACCGCGATCTGCCTGCTCGCCGCCCCCGAGGGCGTGGAGCGCGTCGAGCGTGAGCTGACCGGCCTCGGCGTCCCGTGCAGCTTGGTGATCGCGGGCATGGACTCGCACCTGAACGAGAAGGGCTACATCGTCCCGGGCCTGGGCGACGCCGGCGACCGGCTGTACGGCGTCGCCCAGTAG
- a CDS encoding 1,4-dihydroxy-2-naphthoyl-CoA synthase — protein sequence MTVSEIFDPSAWKQVDGFELTDITYHRAVDAGVVRIAFNRPEVRNAFRPRTVDELYRVLDHARMSTDVGCVLLTGNGPSPKDGGWAFCSGGDQRIRGKDGYKYAEGTTADSIDPARAGRLHILEVQRLIRFMPKVVICVVPGWAAGGGHSLHVVADLTLASAEHARFKQTDADVASFDGGFGSAYLARQVGQKFAREIFFLGDEYSAEDAYRMGMVNKVVPHAELEAVALEWGRKICAKSPTAQRMLKYAFNLIDDGLVGQQLFAGEATRLAYGTDEAAEGRDSFLQKRSPDWSPYPYAF from the coding sequence GTGACCGTATCCGAGATCTTCGACCCGTCGGCCTGGAAGCAGGTGGACGGCTTCGAGCTGACCGACATCACCTACCACCGGGCGGTCGACGCCGGGGTGGTGCGGATCGCGTTCAACCGGCCCGAGGTGCGCAACGCGTTCCGGCCGCGGACCGTCGACGAGCTGTACCGGGTGCTCGACCACGCCCGGATGTCGACCGACGTCGGCTGCGTGCTGCTCACCGGCAACGGCCCGTCGCCGAAGGACGGCGGCTGGGCGTTCTGCTCGGGCGGCGACCAGCGGATCCGCGGCAAGGACGGTTACAAGTACGCCGAGGGTACGACGGCCGACTCGATCGACCCGGCGCGCGCCGGGCGGCTGCACATCCTCGAAGTACAACGGCTGATCCGCTTCATGCCGAAGGTGGTGATCTGCGTCGTCCCGGGCTGGGCCGCGGGCGGCGGGCACAGCCTGCACGTGGTCGCGGACCTGACGCTGGCGTCCGCGGAGCACGCGCGGTTCAAGCAGACCGACGCGGACGTGGCGTCGTTCGACGGCGGGTTCGGGTCGGCGTACCTGGCGCGCCAGGTCGGGCAGAAGTTCGCGCGCGAGATCTTCTTCCTCGGCGACGAGTACTCCGCCGAGGACGCGTACCGGATGGGCATGGTGAACAAGGTCGTCCCGCACGCGGAGCTCGAGGCCGTCGCGCTGGAGTGGGGCCGGAAGATCTGCGCGAAGTCGCCGACCGCGCAGCGGATGCTGAAGTACGCCTTCAACCTGATCGACGACGGGCTCGTCGGCCAGCAGCTGTTCGCCGGCGAGGCCACCCGGCTCGCCTACGGCACCGACGAGGCCGCCGAGGGGCGCGACTCGTTCCTGCAGAAGCGTTCGCCGGACTGGTCGCCGTACCCGTACGCCTTCTAA
- a CDS encoding LacI family DNA-binding transcriptional regulator — protein sequence MNLRAPVTLLDVAQRAGVSVATASRVLNGGDRVPRPELQERVKAAADELGYTPNAQAQALAKSSTNVVGILVHDIEDPYFAAIANGVMRAADERNLLVMMASTFRDSDREIAYLSSLRAQRARAAVMIGSRRTDAESLARTATEVESFLNSGAGLALVSQSGMPAHTVEPDNRSGSADLARALVGLGYRKFAVLGGPETLATARDRRDGFVAGLAEAGLEPVAVEAGEFTRDGGHAAAERLLDRPADMDCVFAVNDVMAVGAMSALRARGVDVPGQLGVAGFDDIATLRDVWPGLTTVRLPLEQMGRRALELAIEGGEPTTETFKAEVVLRESTAKR from the coding sequence GTGAATCTGCGAGCACCGGTGACATTGCTGGACGTGGCGCAGCGCGCGGGCGTGTCGGTCGCGACCGCCTCCCGCGTGCTGAACGGCGGGGACCGGGTGCCCCGTCCGGAACTGCAGGAACGGGTCAAGGCCGCGGCCGACGAGCTCGGCTACACGCCGAACGCGCAGGCGCAGGCACTGGCGAAGTCCTCGACCAACGTGGTCGGCATCCTTGTGCACGACATCGAGGACCCGTACTTCGCCGCGATCGCGAACGGCGTGATGCGGGCCGCGGACGAGCGGAACCTGCTGGTGATGATGGCCAGCACGTTCCGGGACTCCGACCGCGAGATCGCCTACCTGTCGTCGTTGCGCGCGCAACGAGCGCGGGCCGCGGTGATGATCGGCAGCCGGCGCACCGACGCGGAGAGCCTGGCGCGGACGGCGACCGAGGTGGAGAGTTTCCTCAACTCCGGCGCGGGTCTCGCGCTGGTCAGCCAGTCCGGGATGCCGGCGCACACCGTCGAGCCGGACAACCGGTCCGGGTCGGCGGACCTGGCCCGCGCGTTGGTCGGCCTCGGGTACCGGAAGTTCGCCGTACTGGGTGGGCCGGAAACGCTCGCCACGGCACGCGATCGGCGCGACGGGTTCGTTGCCGGGCTGGCCGAGGCGGGGCTGGAGCCGGTGGCGGTCGAGGCCGGTGAGTTCACCCGCGACGGTGGGCACGCGGCCGCGGAGCGACTGCTCGACCGGCCCGCGGACATGGACTGTGTGTTCGCGGTGAACGACGTGATGGCGGTCGGCGCGATGTCCGCGCTGCGGGCGCGCGGCGTCGACGTCCCCGGGCAGCTCGGCGTCGCGGGCTTCGACGACATCGCAACGCTGCGGGACGTGTGGCCGGGGCTGACCACGGTTCGGCTGCCGCTGGAGCAGATGGGCCGGCGGGCGCTGGAGCTGGCGATCGAGGGCGGCGAGCCGACGACGGAGACCTTCAAGGCCGAGGTAGTACTGCGGGAGAGCACCGCCAAGCGCTGA
- a CDS encoding Xaa-Pro dipeptidyl-peptidase, with translation MRTVHARVTILVSSAVLSLTTTLAGPATASPAPDGPGSAAPAASTVPQHVDTRTKSTQPVYDYADAIRESVYVDTAMDTDSDGKDDVVAVDIVRPSETALAGVKIPVIMDASPYYSCCGRGNESEKKSYDADGVIRKMPLYYDNYFVPRGYAMVGVDVVGTGRSTGCGDVGGRDEIQSVVDVIDWLNGRNTAHTADGQPVKATWTTGAVGMIGKSYDGTLANGVAATGVSGLKTIVPISAISSWYDYTRSGGVPYSDDYMPWLGGYVGHDSPACEEVRGELGDNDDDDTGDYTSFWAERDYTKNASKVKASVFITHGLSDYNVQTNHFSQWWSALARNNVPRKLWLGLEDHVDPFEFRRDEWVETLHEWFDYWLQGLQNGVMKEPMVAVETAPDVWRNYRSWPAVNRPRSVPLAAGKLGAAGKGSVTVTDDPDLNEDDIVSDPSQVIAGRQMFLSAPLPAPLRISGTPSVTLRVKSDSATTPVTARLIEYGDAERYSGIRRTTQSTCEGSSTDYDDSCYYTVEKLTTQSDHGVVSRGWIDAAHSKSLSKPTPLTPGQWTTINVPLRAQDQVIPKGRVVGLAITLSDTEWTAPNDTGASIDIDLAASKLNLPVSSGTLTAPTNLPDLEVDITTPTQRPNLHDPKN, from the coding sequence ATGAGGACCGTCCACGCCAGGGTGACGATCCTGGTTTCGTCCGCCGTGCTCAGCCTGACGACGACCCTCGCCGGTCCCGCCACGGCTTCGCCGGCTCCGGACGGGCCCGGCTCAGCGGCCCCGGCTGCTTCCACTGTGCCGCAACACGTCGACACGCGCACGAAGAGCACGCAGCCGGTCTACGACTACGCCGACGCGATCCGCGAGTCCGTGTACGTCGACACCGCGATGGACACCGACTCCGACGGCAAGGACGACGTGGTCGCGGTCGACATCGTGCGGCCCAGTGAGACCGCGCTGGCCGGCGTGAAGATCCCGGTGATCATGGACGCCTCGCCGTACTACTCCTGCTGCGGACGCGGCAACGAGAGCGAGAAGAAGTCGTACGACGCCGACGGCGTGATCCGGAAGATGCCGTTGTACTACGACAACTACTTCGTCCCGCGCGGGTACGCGATGGTCGGCGTGGACGTCGTCGGCACCGGGCGGTCCACCGGCTGCGGCGACGTCGGCGGCCGGGACGAGATCCAGTCGGTCGTCGACGTGATCGACTGGCTGAACGGGCGCAATACCGCGCACACCGCGGACGGCCAGCCGGTGAAGGCGACCTGGACCACCGGCGCGGTCGGCATGATCGGCAAGTCGTACGACGGCACGCTCGCGAACGGCGTCGCCGCCACCGGGGTCAGCGGCCTGAAGACGATCGTGCCGATCTCGGCGATCTCGTCGTGGTACGACTACACCCGCTCGGGCGGCGTTCCGTACTCCGACGACTACATGCCCTGGCTCGGCGGGTACGTCGGCCACGACAGCCCCGCCTGTGAAGAGGTTCGCGGCGAACTCGGCGACAACGACGACGACGACACCGGCGACTACACGTCGTTCTGGGCCGAGCGCGACTACACGAAGAACGCGTCGAAAGTGAAGGCGTCGGTCTTCATCACGCACGGGCTCAGCGACTACAACGTGCAGACCAACCACTTCTCGCAATGGTGGTCGGCGCTGGCGCGCAACAACGTGCCGCGCAAGCTGTGGCTGGGACTCGAGGACCACGTGGACCCGTTCGAGTTCCGGCGCGACGAGTGGGTGGAAACGCTGCACGAGTGGTTCGACTACTGGCTGCAGGGCTTGCAGAACGGCGTGATGAAGGAGCCGATGGTCGCGGTCGAGACCGCACCGGACGTCTGGCGCAACTACCGCAGCTGGCCGGCCGTGAACCGCCCGCGCTCGGTGCCGCTGGCCGCCGGGAAACTAGGGGCCGCAGGCAAGGGTTCGGTGACGGTCACCGACGACCCGGACCTGAACGAGGACGACATCGTGTCGGATCCGTCCCAGGTGATCGCCGGGCGGCAGATGTTCCTGTCCGCACCGCTGCCGGCGCCGTTGCGGATCAGCGGCACGCCGTCGGTCACGTTGCGCGTCAAGTCCGACTCGGCGACGACGCCGGTGACCGCGCGGCTGATCGAGTACGGCGACGCGGAGCGGTACTCCGGCATCCGCCGTACCACGCAGAGCACCTGCGAAGGCTCGAGCACCGACTACGACGACAGCTGCTACTACACCGTCGAGAAGCTCACCACGCAAAGCGATCACGGCGTCGTCAGCCGCGGCTGGATCGACGCCGCGCACAGCAAGTCGCTCTCCAAGCCGACACCGCTGACCCCGGGCCAGTGGACGACGATCAACGTCCCCCTCCGCGCCCAGGACCAGGTCATCCCGAAGGGCCGCGTCGTAGGCCTCGCGATCACCCTCTCCGACACCGAGTGGACCGCCCCCAACGACACCGGCGCCTCGATCGACATCGACCTGGCCGCCAGCAAACTCAACCTCCCCGTCTCCTCAGGCACCCTCACCGCCCCCACCAACCTCCCAGACCTCGAGGTAGACATCACCACCCCCACCCAACGCCCCAACCTCCACGACCCCAAGAACTGA